CCAGTAGGCGCAGGGATTAGTGAGCCATTCCCAGCCGATGAGGGGGTAGGCGCGGCCGAGGGTTTGTCCTTCGTGTGCGTAGGAGTTTTCGTTGTCGTGGTGGGGGGTGTCGTTGCATTGGATGGCGTTGTAGAGGGTGTCTTCGGGGGTGGCGGGTCGTTGGGTGGGGTGTGGGGGTGGGATAGGGGTGGGGGTGGCGGGTGTTTTTTGTGTGTGTTCTTTGAGTTTGGTGAGTTGTTGGGCGAGGTTGAGGAAGCCTTCGTTGGAGTAGAGGTTGGTGATGGTTTGTTGGTCAAAGGCGCGGGCGGTGGTGTTGGGGATGTGTCCGTTGGCGATGGCTGTGCGGATGGTTGTGTAGGTGGTTTTGGTGGCGTGGGGGGTGTTGCCGAGGTGGTAGGTGGTGTGGTGGCGGGCGAGCCAGGGGAGGAATTGCTGTTCGAGGCGGCGTTGGAAGCCGCGGGGTTGTTGGGCGAAGCTGTTGCGCCAGGTGGTGGTGAATTGGGTGTTGCCGTCGAGAATGAATCGGCCGGTGGTGAGGGGGTGTAGGCGTGCGTAGGTGGCGCCGAGCCAGGTTCCGGCGGAGATGCCGTAGAAGTCGATGGTGGGTGTGTTGAGGATGCGGCGGGTGAGGTCGATGTCGTGTGCGGTGGCGGTGGTGGATAGGTGTGCTAAGAGGTGGCCTTGTTGTTGGTTGCAGAGGTGGACGGTGGTGCGGACGGCTTTTTGCATGTTGGTGATTTGGGTGGGTGGTGCGTTGCGTAGTTCGGTGTAGCCGTCGTCGATGGTGGGGCAGTGGATGGGGGTGCTGTTGTCGCTGCCGCGGGGGTCTATGGCGATGATGTCGTGGGTGGTGAGGAGGTTGGGGTGTTTTGTGGCTAGGGCTGGGGCGAGCCATGCGGCGGGTGCGCCGGGTCCTCCGGGATTGACGATGAGGGTGCGTTTGGGGGGTGTGGGGTGGTTGAGCAGTTCGGTGGGGGTGCGGGTGTGGTTAGGGGGTGGTGGGGGTTGGGTGCTGCGGACGCGGGTGAGGTGGATGGTGATGGGGCCTTTGGTGAGGTTGGTGTGGTCGAGGGGGGTGCGGATGTTGGCGCATTCGATGTGGAGGTTGGTGGTGGGTTGGGTGGTGATGGGTGTGCAGTTGTTGGGGTTCCAGTTGGGTTTTTGGGTGGTGTAGTGGTTCCAGGTGGTGGGGTGGGCGATGGTGGGTGTGTGGTGGTTTGGGGGTGGGGTGGGTGCGAGGATGGGGGTGGTGAGTGTGGTGGCGATGAGTACGGCGGTGAGTGTGGTGTGGTTTTTGGGTGGGGTTGGCATGTCACCTCCTTGGGGTGTGCGTGGTTGTTTTGGATTGTGTACGGCTCGTAGCTTTGTATATACCCACTGTTTTTGGGGGTTTTGGTTGCTGGCGTTTTGGTTGTTGGCTGTTGTTGGTAGTTGCGTTGGGTTGTTGGGTTTGTCGTTGTGTGTTGGGAGGTCCTGATGGCTGTTCCGTCTGAGGGTGAGAAGGCTCGTTCGCAGCGTGGTGTGTCGTTGGGTTCGGTTTCGGATGTTTCGGGGGCGGGTAAGGGTGTGTCGGGTTCGTCTTCGGTGTCTGAGGGTGGTGTTGAGGCTTCGGGTTGGGCTGCCCCTGGTGGTGTGGAGGGGTCGGGGCCTGCTCCTGGTGGGGAGGGTGATGTGGTGGTTGAGCCTAGTGGAGCTGAGGGTCGGGGGGTTTCTGATGGGGCGACGTTGTGGCATTTGAGTGGTGCGCCGTTGCCTTCTGGTGGTGATGGGTGGGGTGTGAATGCGTCGTCGGGGTGGTTGCGTCCGCGGGCTGATCCGTTTGTGTATGGGAAGGGTGTTGGTGGTCAGCGTTCTGGTGTGTCGGTTCCGGTTGAGGATTCGGTGCCGGCGGGTGATGAGGCTGGTGTGTGGGCGTTGACGGATTTGTCTTTTCAGGTGCGTTCGACGCGTGCTTTGGCGCCGGTGGTGTATGTGGCGGCGTTGGTGGTGTTGGTGAGTGTTTTTGTGGTGAGTGTGTATGTGTCTGCGATGGATGCTGCGGCTTCGGGTAGTGGTCTTTTGGGTACGGGTGTGACGGTTGTGGTGGGGTTGGCGATGGTGGTTTTGGGTGGGGCTTTGATGAGGTTGGTGTTGGAGTTTTTCTGCAATGTGGCTGATGTCGCGGCGTGGGTGGCTTCGAGAAAGGAACGGTAGTGGGGGTGTGAGGGTGGTTGGCATCGGTTGGGGGTGCGTGTACGTGGCAGGATGTGCGTATGCAGTCGTTGGCCTCGATCACCCCGCCCATTGCTCTTGGAGCTCTTGACGGTCGTTACCGTCCTGCCGTTGCGCCTTTGGTTGATTACCTGTCGGAGGCGGCGTTGAACCGCACGCGGGTGCAGGTTGAGGTGGAGTGGTTTATTCATTTACTTGCTGATCGTGTTGTTCCGGGTACTCGTGAGTTGAGTGCGGGGGAACGTGATGGTTTGCGCGCTCTGGTTGATGAGTTCTCTGCGGTGGATATTGCGGAGTTGGGTGAGATTGAGCGTGAAACTGTTCATGATGTGAAGGCGGTGGAGTATTTCATTAAGCGTCGGCTTCCGGAGATTTTGGAAGGTGGCGCTGATGAGGCGGCACGGTTGGGTGAGCTTGTGCATTTCTGTTGCACGAGTGAAGACATCAATAACTTGTGTTATGCGTTGATGGTTCGTGGTGCCATGTCGAATGTGTGGTTGCCGAAGGCTAATGAGTTGGTGGACTTGTTGGCTTCTCTTGCTGATGGGTTGTCGGATCAGCCGTTGTTGGCGCATACGCATGGTCAGCCGGCTACGCCGACGACGATGGGTAAGGAGATTGCGGTTACTGCGCATCGTCTTCGTCGTCAGTTGCGTCGTATTGAGGCGGCGGAGTATTTGGGTAAGTTGAATGGCGCTACGGGGACGTATGGGGCGCATGTGGCTGCGGTGCCGGGGGCTGATTGGCCGAAGGTTTCGCGTTCGTTTGTTGAGGGTGTTTTGGGGTTGACCTGGAATCCGTTGACGACGCAGATCGAGTCGCATGATTGGCAGTCTGAGTTGTATGACGATGTGGCGCGTTTTAACACGATTCTGCATGCGGCATGTGTGGATGTGTGGACGTACATTTCGAAGGGGTATTTCGCGCAGGTGCGTGGTCAGGGAACGGTGGGTTCTTCGACGATGCCTCATAAGGTGAATCCGATTCGTTTTGAGAATGCTGAGGCGAATCTTGAGGTGTCGAATTCTCTTCTTAATGTGTTGAGTTCGACGTTGATTGAGTCGCGTTTGCAGCGGGATCTGACGGATTCGTCGATGCAGCGCAATATTGGTACTGCATTGGGGCACAGTGTTTTGGCTTTGGATAATGTGCTTCGCGGTTTGAATGGTTTGGATGCGGTTCCGGAAGCGATGTTGGCTGATCTTGACGCTAACTGGGAGGTTTTGGCTGAGCCGATTCAGACGGTGATGCGGGCGTTGGCTGCTGCGGGTACTGCGGGTATGGAGAATCCGTATGAGCGGTTGAAGGAGTTGACGCGTGGGCATCGGGTGGGTGCGCAGGAGATCGCGGTTTTTGTGAAGGGGTTGGGGTTGCCTGCTGAGGTGGAGGCGCAGTTGTTGGCGTTGACTCCGGAGAAGTATGTGGGGCTGGCGCCGCAGCTGGTTGGTGACTATTTGTCCTGAGGGGCATAGGTTTTGATGAGTGGGGTAGGTCTCGCTCGTAGGTTGCTTGAGGCGGGCTTTGCGTTGTGCGGGCCCGCTTCTGGCGTATATGCAGGCTCCTAGACTGATACCCCCTTGGGGTATACGGTGTCGTTGTAGTCGACCTGTGAATGGAGTTTTGATGAACACCACTGACATCACGATTTCGGGTATGACGTGTGGCCATTGCACGTCGGCGGTTACGAGTGAGTTGCTGGAGGTGGAGAACATCAGCGGGGTGGATATTGTTTTGGTTGCTGGTGGTGATTCGTCGGTGAAGATCACGCATGAGGGCTCTCTTGATGAGGGTGCGGTGCGCGCGGCGGTGGCTGAGGCCGGGGATTATTCGGTGTCGTTCTGACGTGCTGCTCTCCACGCGGGCGCCGTGGCAGGGCGTGGGTGTCTCTGGCCGTGTGTGTTCTGTAAACGCAACCCCTGAACAGTGAGAAAGGAATCGCCCGTGTCTGTCGAGACCACTCCCAGGGAGGCGGAGTTCGCCATCGCAGGGATGACGTGCGCGTCGTGCAGCTCTCGCGTGGAGCGCAAACTGAACAAGCTTGATGGGGTTGAGGCTTCGGTAAACCTCGCTACGGAGAGGGCTCATGTCACGTTCGGTGAGGGCGTGACGGTGGAGGAGCTGATTGAGGTAGTGGAGAAGACTGGTTATTCAGCGACTTTGCTTTCTGGGGATGCTGATGGCCAGGTGGGTGATTCTGCTGGTGTGGGGCAGGGCGCGCCCGTTGATGTTTCGGCGGGCATGTTGATTGCCCCCGGTGGCAGTGTGTGGAAGCGGTTGTTTGTGGAGCCGTCGATGCAGACGCGTGCGGTGGTTGCGTTGGTGTTGGCGATTCCGGTGGTGGTGATTGCGATGGTGCCGCCGGTGATGGCGGCGTTGGGTGGGGTGCGTCCGTGGGTGGAGTTGTTGTTGACGGTGCCGGTGTATTTCTGGGCGGCGTTCCCGTTCCATCGTTCGGCGGTGGTTAATGCTCGTCATGGTGGGACGACGATGGACACGTTGGTGTCGATTGGTATTAGTGCGGCGTTTTGGTGGTCGTTTGTGGCGACGCTCTCGGGTGGAACGCAGCATATGTATTTTGAGACTGCTGCGGTGGTGACGGCGTTTTTGTTGGTGGGTAGGTCGGTGGAGCAGAAGGCCAAGCATCGTGGTCAGTCTGCGTTGCGGTCGTTGTTGGAGTTGGGTGCGTGTGAGGTTTCGCTGTTGGTTCCTGATGGGGCGGGCAGTTATGCCGAGCGGCGTGCGGGTGTGGCTGAGTTGAAGCCGGGGATGTTGTTCCGGGTTCGCCCGGGTGAGAAGGTCGCCACCGATGGTGTGGTGGTTGATGGGCGTAGTGCGGTGGATGCCTCGTTGGTGACGGGTGAGTCGATGCCGGTTGATGTGGCTGGTGGTGACGAGGTGACGGGTGGGACGTTGAATACCTCGGGGACGCTGGTTGTGCGGGCTACGCGGGTGGGGTCGGAGACGACGTTGGCGGCGATTACGCGTTTGGTGGAGCGGGCGCAGACAGGTAAGGCTCCGGTTCAGCGTCTTGCTGATCGGGTGTCGTCGGTGTTTGTGCCGGCAGTGTTGGTAATTGCGGTTGTGACGTTGTTGGGGTGGCTTGGTACGGGGCACCTGTTTACGGAGGCGTTGCAGGCTGCGGTGTCGGTGTTGGTGATTGCGTGTCCGTGTGCGTTGGGTTTGGCGACACCGACGGCGTTGTTGGTGGGTACGGGGCGTGGCGCTGAGTTGGGGGTGTTGATTAAGGGTCCAGAGATTCTGGAGAGCACGCGTGCGGTGGATACGGTCGTGTTGGATAAGACCGGGACGGTGACGTCTGGGTCGATGCATGTAACGGCTGTGGAGACTGCGGGGAAATTGACGAAGACGGCTGCTTTGCAGGCTGCAGCGTCGGTGGAGGCTGGTAGTGAGCATCCGGTTGCGGTGGCGATTGTGGAGGCGGCTAAGGAGCGTGGGGTTTCTCCGGTTGCGGCTTGTGATTTCACGGCGTTGCCGGGTGCGGGTGCGCGGGCGGTTATCAAGGGCACGGAGGTGCTGGTTGGTAAGCCTGGCTTGTTTGATGTGGTGCCCGATGAGTTGGCTGATGTGGGTGCTGGGGTGGCTGGCACGACAGTGTTTGTGGGGTGGGGCGGTAAGGCTCGTGCGACGGTGACGGTCACTGATGAAATGCGGGTGAGTACGCCTGCGGGTGTGGATCGGTTGCATGAGTTGGGGTTGGAGACGTATCTGCTGACTGGTGATAACGAGTTCACGGCGAAGTCGGTTGCGGCGGAGGCGGGTATTGCTTCGAGCAATGTGATTGCAGGTGTGCGTCCGGAGCAGAAGCATGCGGTGGTGCAGCGGTTGCAGCGGCAGGGCAAGGTTGTCGCGATGGTGGGTGATGGTGTTAATGATGCGGCGGCGTTGGCTCAGGCTGATTTGGGTTTGGCGATGGGCTCGGGAACTGATGTTGCGCGAGAGTCAGCCGATATTGTGTTGATGCGCACAGAGGTTGCTGCGGTGGCTGATGCGATTGGTTTGTCGCGGCGGACGTTGATGATTATTAAGCAGAATTTGTTTTGGGCGTTCGCGTATAACGTGGTGGGTATTCCGTTGGCGGCGTTCGGTGAGTTGGATCCGATGTTTGCTGGTGGGGCGATGGCCGCGTCGAGTGTGATTGTGGTGATGAATTCTCTGCGGTTGCGTGCTTATGCGCGTGAGCGGGAGGCGGTTGCGGCGTAGTTCTGCTGTGGGGTGGGGTGTTTATTGGGTGTTTTTTGCGTTTTGTTGATCTATTTCTTTATTGAGGGCTTCGCGTTGCTCTTTTGATAGTTGTGAGATGAGTTGGGCGTTTTCTTCAACGGAGCGGGAGAGGTATTCCTCGACGGTTCCTAGGGAGGGCGCGGAGGTGAATGCGGGTTTTTGAGGGAGGGTTGTTTTTTCGTTGGCGTGGGTGGGGGTGTTTTCGGTTGTTGTGGTGGGGGTTTCTGCGGGGGTGTGGGGTGTGGGGGCGGTCATGATGACTGTTGTTGCCAGGGCGGCGGCGGTGAGGCATCCGGCGACGATGGGGAGAGCTTTCATGTCGTTTTCCTTCACTTTTCTGCCCCAGGGGAGCAGGTGTGGTGGTTATGGGAAAACGATGAAGGTTTTGGGTGTTGTTGTCGGATATATGCGTGCTGTGGGCGCGTCGCTGTGTGGCTAGTGGGTGGCGGCGCGTTGGCGGACTGCTTCGTAGATGACGATGGCGGCGGAGGTGGAGACGTTGAGGGAGTTGGCGTGGCCGTGCATGGGTATGCGTACGCGGTGGGTGGCGGCGGCGAGCATGCGTTGGTCGAGGCCGGTTTTTTCGGTGCCGACGGCGATGGCGATGGGGCCGGTGTAGTCGATGTCAGTGTGGAGGGTGTCAGTGTCGGGGGTGGTGGCGATGAGGGCGATGTTGTTCTCGGTGATCCATTCCAGGGTGGCTTCGGTGGGGTCGGCGGCCACGGGTACGGAGAACACGGTGCCTTTGGAGGAGCGGATCAGGTTGGGGTTGCCCCAGTCGGTAACGGGGTCGGCGGCGATGAATGCGTCTACTCCGGCTGCGTCGCAGGTGCGGAGCATGGCGCCGAGGTTGCCGGGTTTTTCGACTGCTTGGGCGATGAGGGTGAATGTGGTGTTGGTGGGGTGTAGGTCGGTGAGGTTTCGGTGCAGGCCAGGGACGATGGCGAGTACTCCGTCGGGTCCTTCACGGTAGGCGATTTTTTCGAATGCGTTGCGGCTGAGGCGGATTGTTTCTGCGCCGGTTGCGCGTGCGTCGGAGACGATGCTGGTTGCTTCAGGGGCCATGAGTTCGGGGCACCAGAACAGGGTGCGGGGGTGGACGCCAGCGTGGATGGCTAGGGAGAGTTCTTCGAATCCGTCGATGAGGGTCAGTCCGCTGTTGTCGCGTTCGCGGCGTCGGCGTAGGGCGTTGACGTGTTTGAGGCGGGGGTTTGAGGGGCTGGTGATGGTTAGTTCTGGCACGGCACTCTCCGAGGGGGACGTGGGGTTTGCCCCATCGTAGGTGCAGGAGGGGGGTGGTGTTAGGCCACGGGTACGGCTAGTGGCCCGCCGGGTAGGGCGTCGCCGTCGGCGAGGTGGGAGGCGAGGTCTCGTAGTGCGCGTTGGTAGCCGAGCATGAAGTCGGTTTCGCTGCGGGGTTCGCGCCGGTCTGTGATGTCGTTGACGAGGGCGTTGGCCCAGCTTTCGAGGTATGTGGCGATGAGGCGGTGGTTTGTGGCCAGGTCGGGGGTGTTGTTGTGGCCGAGGGGGTGTTCGGCGTGTGCTGCAGTCATGGGGGTGGAGTCCTTTCCTGTCTGTGTGCTGTCGCGGGGGCGGCAGCCCGCTCAGTCCTCGAGCGCGACATCAGGTGAATCGGCTGGGCTGTGGCGGGAAGTATGAAGCTGGACAGGTGAAATGTGGCGGGCTGTGTGGGTTGGACGCCCGGCCCTGGAGGGTTTTTGTTGGCGTGCAGCGTTGTGGTGGCGGGGGTTTCGGTTTGGTTGATGGTTTTTGTGTCAGACGTCCATGAATGGGGTGGTTGCATGCATGTGGGTGGGTTTATGCGTTGGGTAGGAGGTCAAGTACGTCGGCGAGGCCGTCGTTGTCGACGTGTGCGGTGACGTAGTCGGCGATGGCGGCGACTTCGTCGGGGGCGTTACCCATCGCGATTCCGCATGCCGCCCAGGTGAGCATTTCGATGTCGTTGCGTTGGTCACCAACGGCCAGGGTGTGGGTGGGGTCGATGCCTAGGTGGGTGCGGATGTTTTCTAGGGCGGATGCTTTGGAGACTCCGGTGGCGGTGATGTCGAGCCATGCGGTGAATCCGATGGCGTAGTTGACTCCGTGGAGCCCCATTTTGCCGATCCGGTCGGTGAAGTGTTCGACGTCGGCTTCGGGGTCGTTGAAGGTGACGCGGGTGGTGGGGTGGGTGAAGAGGTCTTCCCAAGCAACGGTGTGGATCTGTCCGTCGAGTTCGCTGCGGGGGAAGTCGCCGTGGATGTCGAATCCGACTCCGACTCGTTCGACAGCGAGTGCGCCGGTGGGGAATTCGCGGCGCAGGGTGTGCAGGATGGGGGCGGGATCGAAGGTGCGTTGGTCGATGATTTCCCAGCCGTGGGGTAGGTCAGGGTCGAGCCGGAGGGTGACGGCTCCGTTAGAGGTGACAGCGTATCCGCGCTGGAGGCCAAGTGCGGTGATGATGGGGGCTGCGGACAGGATGGATCGTCCGGTGGCGATGATGATGTGGTGGCCGTTGGTGTTGCTGCGTTGGATGGCGTCGCGGACGCGGTTGGTGAGGGTTCCGTCGTGGCCGATGGTGGTGCCGTCGATGTCTAGGGCGATGAGGTGGCTCCCTGCGGGCAGGGGAAGCTGGGCGGGCAAGGTGCAGGGTTGCTGGTGGGTGGGTTGGTAAGTGTTCACGTGTGTTTCTCCCTTGTGTGCCCGTCTTCTGGTGCGGCGTGGCTGTGCTGTGTGGTGGCCGCGTGTGGGCATGTGTCCTTTTATTTGCGTTTTTTCAACACTGG
This region of Dermatophilus congolensis genomic DNA includes:
- a CDS encoding DUF4282 domain-containing protein, with the translated sequence MAVPSEGEKARSQRGVSLGSVSDVSGAGKGVSGSSSVSEGGVEASGWAAPGGVEGSGPAPGGEGDVVVEPSGAEGRGVSDGATLWHLSGAPLPSGGDGWGVNASSGWLRPRADPFVYGKGVGGQRSGVSVPVEDSVPAGDEAGVWALTDLSFQVRSTRALAPVVYVAALVVLVSVFVVSVYVSAMDAAASGSGLLGTGVTVVVGLAMVVLGGALMRLVLEFFCNVADVAAWVASRKER
- a CDS encoding heavy metal translocating P-type ATPase, whose product is MSVETTPREAEFAIAGMTCASCSSRVERKLNKLDGVEASVNLATERAHVTFGEGVTVEELIEVVEKTGYSATLLSGDADGQVGDSAGVGQGAPVDVSAGMLIAPGGSVWKRLFVEPSMQTRAVVALVLAIPVVVIAMVPPVMAALGGVRPWVELLLTVPVYFWAAFPFHRSAVVNARHGGTTMDTLVSIGISAAFWWSFVATLSGGTQHMYFETAAVVTAFLLVGRSVEQKAKHRGQSALRSLLELGACEVSLLVPDGAGSYAERRAGVAELKPGMLFRVRPGEKVATDGVVVDGRSAVDASLVTGESMPVDVAGGDEVTGGTLNTSGTLVVRATRVGSETTLAAITRLVERAQTGKAPVQRLADRVSSVFVPAVLVIAVVTLLGWLGTGHLFTEALQAAVSVLVIACPCALGLATPTALLVGTGRGAELGVLIKGPEILESTRAVDTVVLDKTGTVTSGSMHVTAVETAGKLTKTAALQAAASVEAGSEHPVAVAIVEAAKERGVSPVAACDFTALPGAGARAVIKGTEVLVGKPGLFDVVPDELADVGAGVAGTTVFVGWGGKARATVTVTDEMRVSTPAGVDRLHELGLETYLLTGDNEFTAKSVAAEAGIASSNVIAGVRPEQKHAVVQRLQRQGKVVAMVGDGVNDAAALAQADLGLAMGSGTDVARESADIVLMRTEVAAVADAIGLSRRTLMIIKQNLFWAFAYNVVGIPLAAFGELDPMFAGGAMAASSVIVVMNSLRLRAYAREREAVAA
- a CDS encoding TrmH family RNA methyltransferase — encoded protein: MPELTITSPSNPRLKHVNALRRRRERDNSGLTLIDGFEELSLAIHAGVHPRTLFWCPELMAPEATSIVSDARATGAETIRLSRNAFEKIAYREGPDGVLAIVPGLHRNLTDLHPTNTTFTLIAQAVEKPGNLGAMLRTCDAAGVDAFIAADPVTDWGNPNLIRSSKGTVFSVPVAADPTEATLEWITENNIALIATTPDTDTLHTDIDYTGPIAIAVGTEKTGLDQRMLAAATHRVRIPMHGHANSLNVSTSAAIVIYEAVRQRAATH
- the purB gene encoding adenylosuccinate lyase gives rise to the protein MQSLASITPPIALGALDGRYRPAVAPLVDYLSEAALNRTRVQVEVEWFIHLLADRVVPGTRELSAGERDGLRALVDEFSAVDIAELGEIERETVHDVKAVEYFIKRRLPEILEGGADEAARLGELVHFCCTSEDINNLCYALMVRGAMSNVWLPKANELVDLLASLADGLSDQPLLAHTHGQPATPTTMGKEIAVTAHRLRRQLRRIEAAEYLGKLNGATGTYGAHVAAVPGADWPKVSRSFVEGVLGLTWNPLTTQIESHDWQSELYDDVARFNTILHAACVDVWTYISKGYFAQVRGQGTVGSSTMPHKVNPIRFENAEANLEVSNSLLNVLSSTLIESRLQRDLTDSSMQRNIGTALGHSVLALDNVLRGLNGLDAVPEAMLADLDANWEVLAEPIQTVMRALAAAGTAGMENPYERLKELTRGHRVGAQEIAVFVKGLGLPAEVEAQLLALTPEKYVGLAPQLVGDYLS
- a CDS encoding Cof-type HAD-IIB family hydrolase, translating into MNTYQPTHQQPCTLPAQLPLPAGSHLIALDIDGTTIGHDGTLTNRVRDAIQRSNTNGHHIIIATGRSILSAAPIITALGLQRGYAVTSNGAVTLRLDPDLPHGWEIIDQRTFDPAPILHTLRREFPTGALAVERVGVGFDIHGDFPRSELDGQIHTVAWEDLFTHPTTRVTFNDPEADVEHFTDRIGKMGLHGVNYAIGFTAWLDITATGVSKASALENIRTHLGIDPTHTLAVGDQRNDIEMLTWAACGIAMGNAPDEVAAIADYVTAHVDNDGLADVLDLLPNA
- a CDS encoding heavy-metal-associated domain-containing protein gives rise to the protein MNTTDITISGMTCGHCTSAVTSELLEVENISGVDIVLVAGGDSSVKITHEGSLDEGAVRAAVAEAGDYSVSF
- a CDS encoding alpha/beta fold hydrolase produces the protein MPTPPKNHTTLTAVLIATTLTTPILAPTPPPNHHTPTIAHPTTWNHYTTQKPNWNPNNCTPITTQPTTNLHIECANIRTPLDHTNLTKGPITIHLTRVRSTQPPPPPNHTRTPTELLNHPTPPKRTLIVNPGGPGAPAAWLAPALATKHPNLLTTHDIIAIDPRGSDNSTPIHCPTIDDGYTELRNAPPTQITNMQKAVRTTVHLCNQQQGHLLAHLSTTATAHDIDLTRRILNTPTIDFYGISAGTWLGATYARLHPLTTGRFILDGNTQFTTTWRNSFAQQPRGFQRRLEQQFLPWLARHHTTYHLGNTPHATKTTYTTIRTAIANGHIPNTTARAFDQQTITNLYSNEGFLNLAQQLTKLKEHTQKTPATPTPIPPPHPTQRPATPEDTLYNAIQCNDTPHHDNENSYAHEGQTLGRAYPLIGWEWLTNPCAYWPTSPTPTPNTPLPPLLMIQAELDPATPLEGALTAHRAEPATRMIGIEDEGSHGTYLQGNPCATPLINTYLTTGKLPATDIVCPGTPLPNENRLYPVLGDLHNDLNP